One segment of Nitrospinota bacterium DNA contains the following:
- a CDS encoding flagellar biosynthetic protein FliO, whose translation MKRFSLIIFPVVFFYILHGYGYAQKPSKVGLETKNYLKNLKINSSEKDVNVIIEFSKDLHVTDKKIRPHEKSLYMELPNLYINSSKRLFKVNDTLLSQIFIYQKPQPQQGLVFHLSLLKKIDSEKDVSVSISKNKLLLNIKRTSTEKKVLGKKDNEILPKETVADNIRNTEEIDETIIKNKADETKGSAVKEASVSKLDEVELVDNLEEFSKESEKKLIDSIVTSKADSEERLLDEIGLNKEKSVSPHKIEENPDIGLPILFEKGREKRDVKRSEYEKISTNPLERFHETTLPNISSTAIRVFIALSLILAVILIIGFLFKKYLLKNSGLLWNKKLVKVLSSSYIGNKKSISLVQVGNEVLVLGISPNNISMLTKLEDKDLREKITDKKNKGSLFSKELSKYYRHFDREDQRNRIDNIAGNIREKVKGYKRL comes from the coding sequence TTGTGTTTTTTTATATTTTGCATGGATATGGCTATGCACAAAAGCCTTCTAAAGTGGGATTAGAAACAAAAAATTATCTAAAAAATTTAAAAATCAATTCAAGTGAAAAAGATGTAAATGTAATTATAGAGTTCAGTAAAGATTTACATGTAACCGACAAAAAAATCAGACCTCATGAAAAATCATTATATATGGAATTGCCGAATCTCTATATCAATTCTTCAAAGCGTCTTTTTAAGGTTAATGATACACTGTTGTCACAAATCTTTATTTATCAAAAACCTCAGCCCCAACAGGGATTAGTATTTCATCTTTCCCTTTTGAAGAAAATAGATAGCGAAAAGGATGTTTCAGTATCAATTAGTAAAAACAAATTACTATTAAATATTAAAAGAACATCTACCGAAAAAAAAGTTTTAGGGAAAAAGGATAATGAAATTTTACCAAAGGAAACTGTTGCAGATAATATAAGAAACACAGAAGAGATAGATGAAACTATTATTAAAAATAAGGCTGATGAGACAAAGGGAAGTGCTGTAAAGGAAGCTTCAGTTTCAAAATTAGACGAGGTGGAATTAGTTGATAACCTAGAGGAGTTTTCAAAAGAATCAGAAAAAAAATTAATCGATTCAATTGTTACGAGCAAAGCGGATAGCGAAGAGAGGCTATTGGATGAGATTGGACTCAACAAAGAGAAATCGGTAAGCCCTCATAAGATTGAAGAAAATCCTGATATTGGGCTTCCGATTCTTTTTGAAAAGGGTAGAGAGAAAAGGGATGTAAAAAGAAGTGAGTATGAAAAAATAAGTACCAATCCTTTAGAGAGATTTCACGAAACAACACTTCCTAATATTTCTTCAACCGCTATAAGGGTCTTTATAGCCTTATCATTAATTCTGGCAGTAATATTAATCATCGGTTTTTTGTTTAAAAAATATTTACTTAAAAACAGTGGCCTTTTGTGGAACAAAAAGTTAGTCAAGGTTCTTTCATCAAGCTATATAGGAAATAAAAAGAGTATATCACTGGTTCAAGTAGGAAATGAAGTACTCGTCTTGGGTATATCCCCAAATAATATTTCAATGCTGACAAAGTTAGAAGATAAAGACCTTAGAGAAAAAATCACCGATAAGAAGAACAAAGGAAGCCTCTTTTCAAAAGAATTGAGTAAATATTATCGGCACTTTGATAGGGAAGATCAAAGGAATCGTATAGATAATATAGCTGGGAATATTAGAGAAAAAGTCAAAGGATACAAGAGGCTATAG